Part of the Betta splendens chromosome 17, fBetSpl5.4, whole genome shotgun sequence genome, TCAGTGTTTCTGTAGCTTTAAACATGAAACTTCATCTTTTGGTCAAAAACCCCAGTGCAGTACTTAGTTTAGCCTCCTGGAAGTTCACTGCCTCCATTAGTTATTAACAGCACTTCCCATCACTTGACCTAAATGAAGTGTTCTCTGAGGAGACCTGCTGATAGTTTCTGATGGTGGACGCCTCAGGCTTCAGCTGATAGTTTGGACCTTAATAACCTTTGATAAGAAGTGTGCTGCAGAGcttttctcctcttgttttttgtCTGAGGACAGACTCATTATTCTCTGCCAACACAGCTCACACAAATGGTGATAGAGCCTCATCTGTCACCTCTGTTCATGTCACATAAAAGCTATTGTACTCAGGCTTTTATCAATGTATCAATGGTGTATTAATcagctttgtctctgctccTTCTTTGAAGGCTGTCATTGTTCATTGAAAAGCTGCTAACGTTGGTTAATATAGGAAAAGAAAGCATCACACATTCATAAAGACTTTTGTAGCACAGCCTCATAGTTATTAGTGTTGGCACCAACGAATAAACTGCTCCAGTGTAAGGAGTATTGCTCCACTTTAGCAGTGCACgctcatgagatgctgtgctgAAGTCCATCTattcattttctaccgcttGGTCCCATGCGGGGTTGcagaggtgctggagcctataACCAGCTATCTATGGGCAGAGGCATGGTACAACCTGGACAGGTCTCCAGGCCAGACCTATGCAAACATAGGGAAAGGTACCCGGTCCtccccgggaatcgaacccaggcccttCTTGCCAACTCACTGCACCACTTGTGCTGAAGTCAGAAGTGTTTAAGGCAAATGGATTTTGTTACTAATTTAAAGTCTCttcataaatatatttacaattTTGTTTACCAGACAGAACTCTTGCTAAAATGTTGTTGCATCAACTTCTACAAAGGGATATCTCCAGCCTTTTGCATCATGTACAATCACATGCTCGTTAGAtgcaatatttactttttaagGAAATAACTAGTTGTGTGCATTCACTCACCAATGGCTAAAAGGAAGCAATTTCATATCTGAAAGCAATGGATGTCACATTTTAAGCTTCACTTCTATATTTAGCAGTTTTACAGATGTGTATAATATTGACAAGTTTAATTTGCCAGTCTGGCTGAATTGACATATGAGACATATCTTCATTATAACTTACACACATGGTGTGGTAACTACAGGGATGTCATACACCTGGGTGCTTGCCGTTACAAATTAAATCTCGTTGAGACTGGTTTATTGGAGAAATTCACTAATGCACAAGTGGCTGAACTTCTATTTTAACCTTttctaattattaataatatatatttgtataagtGTGCAGTTTCATAAACTGTAATGAGAAACAAATATACTGTCCATTGTCATATTATGACAGAAGGCAAGACTAATATTGATGTTCTAATGTGGCACATGCATCGGCTGCTCTGCACTCGTTAAAGTCTGAATATGTTAATACCAACTCATGTTGTCACGCGTCAAAGGGAGCAGGAACAGCACTGGGGTTCGCACCCACACTTGGGTCCTAGCAGGTTTGTCTTAGACTTGGTTTCTCTTCAGCGTTGATTTGTTAGCTTAGGTTCCATCATATTAACTGTGTGAAAGTCTTACTCTGAATGATTGTTCACATGTCGAATTTGAATTTACAAGCTTCATATTTAGCTAttttgtgttacagtatgtcattAGAGTGTTTGATGGTTTAGACACTGGAGAAGGATTCATTTAAACCAAAGCCTAACACTTAGTCAGATGTCATTTTATGAACTAAACTTGTGTCAGACTGGTTATCTAATCAAACCTGCGATCCTCTCTCCACAGCATCCTCCCTATGAAGCAGGGCATTCTGTTGGGCCAATACATGGGAGCCTTCAACCTGATGGACAAGTTCAAGGGGCGCTCTATAAAGCAGGAATGAGAGAGAAAGCATCACCTAAATGTATTTTAACCAATGATCTGTTTTAATCTAACTGAATCTTCCTTCCATTATACTCTGTGCTGGTGCTGTATAACTCAGTGGTGGCAATGAACGGACTGAAATCTAATAGTGAAGGCCTCATTCGGGTCAGCTCACTACTTCATCACTTGTTttagtttgacattttgttcAGTTATATGTGCTTTGGATCAAGGACCACTCCTGATGGATCATGAAATAGTTTGGTTGTTGTTCCTGTAGCCAGTGTTCATGACTGAGTGAAACAGCATTACACTAATCATCACCaagctgttcctgctctgctctacAGTGACAGTGACAACTGTGCTAAAGCTGAAGCTAGCAATTAAAAAAAGACGTCTGCTGGATCGAACCCGAGGATAGCCTCTTCAGggttcatttcatcatttcattgaTGTATCATTAACATTGTTATGAATGTTGTAAACATTGCTAATACTCAGGTAAAGTGAACCATATGTGTCTGATACGTCTCCCGGTTAAGACTGTGATGGTCCAGAGCAGACCTGGTCCAgcttgtataataataataataataataagaaggaTCATCAATAATAGAAGTAATGTAGATGGATTAATAGATCATGTACTGGTAACACTGAAGCAagatgtatatacacacacatacatacattctATCCAAGGTTGTGTCATAGCGCTTGTATGTTATATTATGTCACTGTTTACCAGCACGAGCATATGTCATATGTGGAAGTTGGtgtttttatgttaatgtgTAAAAGATATCCATTCTATGAAGGGATTGCAGTTCAAAGCACCGATTGCCTTAATTATGATTATGAAGAAAAATGGGCCAAATAAATGTCAGGAAGCCGGCGGTTATTCTAACCGTATATTGTACATGTCTTGGTTCTAAAACATCACTGTCACAATGTCACTGTTAACTACCTGCAACTGAAATGTTGAAAATACAGATCATcagttttaacatgtttttcttcCAGTCTTTTGAATCCATTTAAGCTTTAGCAGTatttgctaaataaaaaaacgtAGTTTGCAATTTGGCTGTTCCCTAAATAAGACAAAAATAGTCGCAATATGGACTAATAGTTGTGTGGTTGTTgttatttattgaaatattCTAATGAGCCAGATGACACGGGAATGTGTCATCCCCTTTATTTTAGTGCATTCTGATAATGTCATTGTTGCTTTCTGCCCTTTGTGTCATTAAAGCAGCTTAGCCCTATAAACTGCTAATATGCTTGTAGCAGTTACGAATGAACCAAACGTCAGCGTGGAGCCCTGCTGTCTGACAGGAGCAGCTCAGTCCTTTCAGTTTatgtgctgctcagctggaCTGCTGCCACCTTGTGGAGCGCTTTAGGACTGGACTGACGTTTTCCCTCCCACTTTAAAAGGGCTTTGAATCAGTGTTTCTAATTCTTATGTAATTGTTTatatacaaatttattatataatcctatttatatatttaattccGTGCAGTTGTTTAACAACAGTTATCTTAAGACGCTTCACAGGGTTTAAGACCTGACCAAACTAAATATACCTATCTACACCTGTTACCAGCAACTAATAACTGGATACCTATTACAAAACAGTTAGATGAACAGTtcaatagactgactgcagtgaGGTCCTAGCCCTCATGGACCGGAGCCTCTTGCaagaggggaggggctgaaatTGCTCATGTCCTGGATGAGGGGCTGCCTACATGTACAATCCTGGCTGGCCGCCTCCAGGTCCTGGAGATGTGTAATCTTACAAAAGAACATAGAATGTAATGTTACTAGTTAACCAGCAGAGGTTGCCAGATTGAAAGTGCATCAGTGTTGTTGGGTGGGAAGGTTGTCTTTGAGCTGAATAGTTAATGTATAAACAGGAATAAGATATCAAATTGATGCAAGAACATGGTTTTAGTGCAGATTTGTcaagttttcttttttgccAGTTCTGTTGGATCAgaagtctttgttttttttcccctttgttcTAGTCATGAGTTTCCTTCTGTGAATCAATCAGACCCAAGTCACCTTTAAATATCAAAAtcatttattgaaaaaatagatcattttattattagacAATATAAAATCATGTCTTTCCTCATTTGTGGTTTCCTCCACCGACGAGTAGCAAAGCAAAACCAAACCCTGAGACTAGCAATGAACAATGAAATCTGGCGATTTCCTGAATGAAAAGTTTCATCAAGGCTAATTTCTgtatttagtgtttaagcaCACATTTGTCTTGCACAAATTTATAACATTAAAGCAAATAATTCCTCAACAGGAATTACGGGAATCTATTTCTAGTTCTGTCCACTGTAAGGAGAGCGGTTGAGCCGTGCTCACCCCTTTTCCCAGTTTGGCCAGGGAGCCCATCAtgtgacatctgctgcccagttAGGTTTTCTGTGGACAGAAACCAAATGTTAGAACACTGTACTTTTCACCAATTTGAATTTCTTTTACTTTCTACATTCCAAGTGAATATGCCTCAAAATGCAGCATTCTTCTAATTGTCTAACCGGTTTACGTTCAGAGCTACAACTGAACTAAGTGTGTGATCCTGGCTTCCATTCTTCCACTCACCAGGACTATTCTGGTTTTTCTGCGAAGATCCATTCATGCAGAATACTTTGCTGCCACCATTGTTTGACTTCAcacctgttaaaaaaaaaaaaaaagagtgtgaACCCTCTTCATGTGACACAGTTGATGAACTGAGGTGCAGATTACCTGAAGGTCTGAGTAGATTCCTTCTGcaggttcctctgctgcttctgatcTTCTCACAGAAACACTGGATTTGGTCACACTGGATGCCACAGTCCACCAGATGTCCCCTTGGAGACACCTCAGCCATCTGCATGTGATCCACAggaacacacagctgctcaccGTTTCCATCTATGGCCTCCACATCTACTGCATTTTGTACGATTCTCTCCAGTGTGGGCGAATTCGGGAGAGTCGCTTCATTCTCCGAGAAGGCGTTACCAATTCTTTTACCAGTGTTTACATTTCTGACATTTTGTGCTGACTGGCAGTTTCCCAATTCCTCCTCTTCAATTGCTACAGGGCCAAATAGGCCATTTTGTGCAAGCCACTCTTTAGTGGGGATGAAGGGAGGCAGAGACTCAACTGACCAAACAGACTCATTGAACTTCTTTGTCTGGAAGTTGCTCGAAAACATTTCATGAGCATCCCCAATTCTTTTAGGAGTGTTTACAATTCTAAAATTTCGTGCTGCCTGGCAgtttcccacttcctcctcttcaatTGCTACAGTGTCAATTAGGCCATTTTGTGCAAGCCACTCTTTAGTGGGGATATAGAGAGGCAAAGAGTCCACTGACCAAACAGACTCATTCACCTTTTTTCTTGTCTGGAAGTTGCCTGAAGACATTTCATGAGCATCTTCTCTTGACCGAACTAAAGGTAGTTTCAGAATTTTGTAAAGACATTCACAGTCTTTGGCAAAAGAGTCATCCTCGCCTGGGAGTTGGTCCACACACTTATCACGAGCATTTGGACTTTCTGAGGGCAGCAGCTTCTGAACACCACAAATGGAGGAAAGTCTTTCTCTGAAAACGTCATCTTGTTGAGAAGAACTACACACGGGGACAATACTATCAGAAGAACTGACCGACCAGACTTTGCAGTGACCATCATTCGTCTGAGCGCTACCCTCTTTGTGGTTCTTCTGATCGTCCAGAATTGCCCTGATAGATGTACCCACAGATCGAGTAGGATGTTGAACGTTGAAGCTGGGTTTGAGCGGTACTTTTGTTCTAGCGTCATTAATCTGCACGTCTCCATTACTGCTCATCAGGTTCCTCACTTTTTGTTCCAAACTCTTAAAGTCATTGGCTTCAGCAGCGTCTCTTCTTTTGGAACTAGAGCTtgaagagggagagacagaggtaGTCCCATGTCCAGAATCTGGAAGGACAAGTGGGCTTCGGTCGCCATAATCATTAGCGTGTCTTTCAGTGAGTTCTGTCTGGACCGCAGCGTTCACGGTTTCTGTAGATGCACCACGAGGCGGGCGGGTTCTCCTCATCTGGTTGGTGTTCTGGTGAGCTGCCGTAGGCACATGGGCCTGAGGGTGGAGCAGCCGTCTGTAGTCCATGGGCTGGACGTGAGGGGGGGGCATAATGTAGGCTGGAGTCTCCATGTAGGGAGGGAAAGGTGGCATGAAAATGCCATAGCCTGCAAGGAGGAGAGGTCACATTAACAAAAAGGTATAATTCAAAAGCCAGGAATCACTAAACATTAATTAGTGCTACAGTTTAATAGTTAGTGCTACTTTTTAAGCAAAAAAGGGAAAGATTTAACAAGTAACCATAAAACAGTTAGCTTTCATgtggttaataaaaaaaataaaaaaaggaggtTACTACAAACCCATCCTGACTCACCCATGCCGGGGAAGCCCTCAAGGGGGTTAAAGAATAAGGGCATGGGAAGTGGCCACGGATAGTGGaatgcaggtggaggaggagcagttgGCGCATGAACGTAGaacacaggagcagcagaggggggTTGTGGACGGGACAGAGGCCGTGGCCGTGgacagctgctctgcaggtCTGCATCCTGTGGCCCAGAGTTAAAAGCACCACTGTTGGTGAACGAGTGTACATTCCCTCCATTAGGCCCCGGATGACTCATATTCAGCCTGGATggaggcagaaacagagcaacagcacacaacatttacaacaaGTAGAAGTAGTGTGAACATAGAAAGACAGTGTACTAAACAAGTCTCAACCCAGCATTTGCTGAACGCATTTGAACAGCGGTGGTGAAACaataacagaacagaaaccatTAAACAATTATAAAAACCAGGGAGGACTGACTTTCACGAAGAATGTTTGATGTGTGTAAAAattcatatatataaataaaaataatcaagCCAAAACTGTTTCAAAGAGGAACCGttatacagaaaataaaaagagaaaagagtttACCTTGTAGAATGAGGACAAATCCAGAGTGAGACGCAAAACGATTGAGACCAA contains:
- the LOC114844041 gene encoding uncharacterized protein LOC114844041, translated to MSHPGPNGGNVHSFTNSGAFNSGPQDADLQSSCPRPRPLSRPQPPSAAPVFYVHAPTAPPPPAFHYPWPLPMPLFFNPLEGFPGMGYGIFMPPFPPYMETPAYIMPPPHVQPMDYRRLLHPQAHVPTAAHQNTNQMRRTRPPRGASTETVNAAVQTELTERHANDYGDRSPLVLPDSGHGTTSVSPSSSSSSKRRDAAEANDFKSLEQKVRNLMSSNGDVQINDARTKVPLKPSFNVQHPTRSVGTSIRAILDDQKNHKEGSAQTNDGHCKVWSVSSSDSIVPVCSSSQQDDVFRERLSSICGVQKLLPSESPNARDKCVDQLPGEDDSFAKDCECLYKILKLPLVRSREDAHEMSSGNFQTRKKVNESVWSVDSLPLYIPTKEWLAQNGLIDTVAIEEEEVGNCQAARNFRIVNTPKRIGDAHEMFSSNFQTKKFNESVWSVESLPPFIPTKEWLAQNGLFGPVAIEEEELGNCQSAQNVRNVNTGKRIGNAFSENEATLPNSPTLERIVQNAVDVEAIDGNGEQLCVPVDHMQMAEVSPRGHLVDCGIQCDQIQCFCEKIRSSRGTCRRNLLRPSGVKSNNGGSKVFCMNGSSQKNQNSPENLTGQQMSHDGLPGQTGKRGEHGSTALLTVDRTRNRFP